The Metabacillus litoralis genome contains a region encoding:
- the purM gene encoding phosphoribosylformylglycinamidine cyclo-ligase, with amino-acid sequence MSDVYKQAGVDIEAGYEAVSRMKKHVAKTMRTGVLGGLGGFGGMFDLSELNYKKPVLVSGTDGVGTKLKLAFMADKHDSIGIDAVAMCVNDILAQGAEPLFFLDYLALGKAKPEKIEQIVKGIADGCEQSGCALVGGETAEMPGLYEEDEYDVAGFSVGVVEKDNIVTGENIKPGHVLIGLASSGIHSNGFSLVRKILLEDQKLDLNEVYAPFTQSLGEVLLTPTKIYVKPVLEVIKKYQVDGMAHITGGGFIENIPRMLPEETGVEIDLGGWPMLDIFDFLKEKGQLSSDDMYNVFNMGIGFVLAVKEELLQDVMQELEANNEKGYCIGRVVEGSGVTFNGGAR; translated from the coding sequence ATGTCTGACGTTTATAAGCAAGCTGGTGTTGATATAGAAGCAGGATATGAGGCTGTTTCAAGAATGAAAAAGCATGTTGCCAAAACAATGCGCACAGGTGTATTAGGTGGCCTTGGTGGCTTTGGTGGGATGTTTGATTTAAGTGAATTAAATTATAAAAAGCCTGTACTTGTTTCAGGTACAGATGGTGTTGGGACAAAATTAAAGCTTGCTTTTATGGCTGATAAGCATGATTCAATTGGAATTGATGCAGTTGCAATGTGTGTGAATGACATCTTAGCTCAAGGAGCTGAGCCTTTATTTTTCTTAGATTATTTAGCCCTTGGAAAAGCAAAGCCTGAAAAAATTGAACAAATTGTAAAAGGGATCGCGGATGGCTGTGAACAATCTGGTTGTGCATTAGTCGGTGGAGAAACAGCGGAAATGCCTGGACTATATGAAGAGGATGAATATGATGTTGCTGGTTTCTCTGTTGGTGTTGTTGAAAAAGATAATATTGTAACAGGTGAGAACATTAAGCCAGGACATGTATTAATCGGACTTGCATCAAGCGGTATTCATAGTAACGGATTTTCTCTAGTTCGTAAAATTCTTCTTGAAGATCAAAAGCTTGATTTGAATGAGGTATATGCGCCGTTTACACAAAGCTTAGGAGAGGTATTATTAACTCCAACAAAAATTTACGTAAAGCCTGTACTTGAAGTAATTAAAAAGTATCAAGTAGATGGAATGGCTCATATTACTGGTGGTGGATTTATTGAAAACATTCCTAGAATGCTGCCGGAAGAAACAGGTGTTGAAATCGATCTTGGTGGTTGGCCAATGCTTGATATTTTTGACTTCTTGAAGGAAAAAGGACAATTAAGCAGTGACGATATGTATAATGTGTTCAATATGGGAATCGGTTTTGTGCTTGCTGTAAAAGAAGAGCTTTTACAAGATGTTATGCAGGAGTTAGAAGCTAACAATGAAAAAGGCTATTGTATTGGGCGTGTTGTAGAAGGCTCTGGTGTTACGTTTAATGGAGGAGCACGTTAA
- the purN gene encoding phosphoribosylglycinamide formyltransferase — translation MKKIAIFASGNGSNFQAILDQVKLGVVDAEIGFVFCDKLKAGVIERAKSANIPVISFVQKDFENKAQFEEEILTHLRDHQIDFIILAGYMRLIGDTLLNAYENKIVNIHPSLLPSFPGKDAIGQAYRAGVKVTGVTVHYVDAGMDTGPIIAQQAVEVAYGDTEDMIAEKIHKVEHVLYPKVIQELVSK, via the coding sequence ATGAAGAAAATAGCCATATTTGCGTCAGGGAATGGCAGTAATTTTCAGGCAATCCTTGATCAAGTGAAGCTTGGTGTAGTAGATGCTGAGATTGGTTTTGTTTTTTGTGATAAGCTTAAAGCAGGTGTCATTGAGCGTGCAAAATCAGCAAACATTCCTGTTATTAGTTTTGTACAAAAAGACTTTGAAAACAAAGCACAATTCGAAGAGGAAATCTTGACTCATTTACGTGATCACCAAATAGATTTCATTATCCTAGCAGGTTATATGAGATTAATTGGGGATACGTTACTGAATGCCTACGAAAATAAAATTGTGAATATTCATCCATCTTTACTACCATCTTTTCCTGGTAAAGATGCGATAGGACAAGCTTATCGTGCAGGAGTGAAGGTAACTGGTGTTACCGTTCATTATGTGGATGCAGGAATGGATACAGGGCCGATTATCGCTCAACAAGCAGTCGAGGTTGCTTATGGTGATACAGAAGATATGATTGCAGAAAAAATCCATAAAGTTGAACATGTTTTATATCCGAAAGTCATTCAAGAATTAGTATCAAAATAA
- the purH gene encoding bifunctional phosphoribosylaminoimidazolecarboxamide formyltransferase/IMP cyclohydrolase, with translation MAVKRALVSVSDKENLVPFVKELIELGVEVISTGGTKKLLEENGLNVIGISEVTGFPEIMDGRVKTLHPNIHGGLLAVRNNPSHMNQLKENNIETIDMVVVNLYPFKETISKPDVQFQDAIENIDIGGPSMLRSAAKNHEDVTVLVDPQDYSTVLEELKASGEVSLAQKQRLAAKVFRHTAAYDALIAEFLTKTIGEEDPETVTYTFEKKQSLRYGENPHQSATFYQKPFVPVASIANAEQLHGKELSFNNIKDADAALQIVREFTEPAAVAVKHMNPCGVGVGTSTLEAFTRCFEADPTSIFGGIVALNHEVDVETAKKLHEIFLEIVIAPSFSQEALDVLTAKKNLRLLTIDVSAASKPEKVLQSVHGGLLVQDEDTLSLDDVEVTIPTKREPSEDEWKDLKLAWKVVKHVKSNAIVLAKDEMTVGVGAGQMNRVGAAKIAIEQAGEKAQGSAMGSDAFFPMSDTVEAAAKAGVTAIIQPGGSIRDEDSIRMADEYGITMVFTGVRHFKH, from the coding sequence ATGGCAGTGAAACGTGCGCTAGTTAGTGTGTCAGATAAAGAGAATCTTGTCCCATTTGTAAAGGAATTGATTGAATTAGGCGTTGAAGTGATTTCTACTGGCGGAACCAAAAAATTACTTGAGGAAAATGGCTTAAATGTTATTGGAATTTCTGAAGTAACAGGATTTCCGGAAATCATGGATGGTCGTGTAAAAACACTTCATCCAAACATTCATGGTGGTTTACTAGCGGTACGTAATAACCCTAGTCATATGAATCAATTAAAAGAAAATAACATTGAAACAATCGATATGGTTGTTGTAAACCTTTATCCTTTTAAAGAAACAATTTCTAAGCCGGACGTTCAATTCCAAGATGCGATTGAAAATATCGATATTGGCGGACCATCAATGCTTCGTTCTGCAGCAAAAAATCATGAAGATGTAACCGTTCTTGTTGATCCGCAAGATTACAGTACTGTTTTAGAAGAGCTAAAAGCTTCAGGTGAAGTTTCTCTAGCTCAGAAACAACGTTTAGCTGCAAAAGTTTTCAGACACACAGCTGCTTATGATGCTTTAATTGCAGAATTTTTAACAAAAACAATTGGTGAAGAAGATCCTGAAACAGTTACTTATACATTTGAGAAAAAGCAATCTCTTCGTTATGGGGAAAACCCTCATCAAAGTGCTACTTTCTATCAAAAGCCATTCGTTCCAGTAGCATCTATTGCAAATGCGGAGCAGCTTCATGGAAAAGAGCTTTCTTTTAATAATATTAAAGATGCGGATGCAGCTCTTCAGATTGTACGTGAATTTACAGAGCCAGCTGCAGTAGCAGTTAAACATATGAACCCTTGTGGAGTAGGGGTAGGTACTTCTACATTAGAAGCGTTCACTCGTTGCTTCGAAGCAGATCCAACGTCAATTTTCGGTGGTATTGTTGCACTGAATCATGAAGTTGATGTAGAAACAGCTAAAAAGCTACATGAAATCTTCCTTGAGATTGTTATTGCCCCATCATTCAGTCAAGAGGCATTAGATGTTTTAACAGCTAAGAAAAACCTTCGTTTATTAACAATTGATGTTTCAGCAGCTTCTAAGCCTGAAAAAGTTCTTCAATCTGTTCACGGTGGCTTACTTGTTCAAGATGAAGACACACTTTCTTTAGATGATGTGGAAGTAACAATCCCAACAAAGCGTGAGCCATCAGAAGATGAATGGAAAGATTTAAAATTAGCTTGGAAAGTTGTTAAGCATGTAAAATCAAACGCAATTGTATTAGCAAAAGATGAAATGACAGTTGGAGTTGGTGCAGGGCAAATGAATCGTGTTGGAGCTGCTAAAATTGCAATTGAGCAGGCTGGTGAAAAAGCACAAGGTAGCGCAATGGGCTCTGATGCTTTCTTCCCAATGTCAGACACAGTTGAAGCAGCTGCAAAAGCAGGTGTAACAGCAATCATCCAACCTGGTGGCTCAATCCGTGATGAAGATTCTATCCGCATGGCTGATGAATACGGAATCACAATGGTGTTCACAGGAGTACGTCATTTTAAACATTAA
- the purD gene encoding phosphoribosylamine--glycine ligase: MKVLIIGQGGREHALVWKAAQSNLVEEVFVAPGNDGMDELATRVAISENDNEALVAFAKEQNIDLTIVGPEVPLLNGIVNDFESEGLNIFGPRKEAALIEGSKNFAKELMIKYKIPTAEYQTFTNVDEAKSYVEQKGAPIVIKADGLAAGKGVTVAETLDVALDSVTDMLANAKFGDASSSVVIEEFLAGEEFSLMAFVKGEKVYPMVIAQDHKRAYDNDEGPNTGGMGAYSPVPQISDEVVNTAVETILKPAAKALVSEGRSFTGILYAGLILTNDGPKVIEFNARFGDPETQVVLPRLKSDLVSSLLSILNEEPVSLEWSQEVVLGVVLASKGYPNDYEKGLPIGQLSEKHEKAVIFHAGTKKVDDQFVGNGGRVLVVSGYGETISDAQEQAYALVEKISAPALFYRKDIGNKAIKHGVS, from the coding sequence ATGAAGGTACTGATTATCGGACAAGGCGGACGTGAGCATGCGTTAGTTTGGAAGGCAGCACAAAGCAATCTTGTAGAAGAGGTCTTTGTTGCACCTGGCAATGATGGAATGGATGAGCTAGCAACAAGAGTAGCTATTAGTGAAAATGATAATGAAGCACTAGTTGCCTTTGCAAAAGAGCAAAACATCGATTTAACAATTGTAGGTCCAGAAGTTCCATTACTAAACGGAATTGTGAATGACTTTGAAAGTGAAGGCTTAAACATATTTGGTCCAAGAAAAGAAGCTGCCCTTATTGAAGGTAGCAAGAATTTTGCGAAAGAACTTATGATCAAATATAAGATCCCAACAGCGGAGTATCAAACGTTCACGAATGTAGATGAAGCAAAATCTTACGTTGAACAAAAAGGTGCACCTATTGTTATTAAAGCTGACGGGTTAGCAGCTGGAAAAGGTGTAACAGTTGCTGAAACACTTGATGTTGCTTTAGACAGTGTGACAGATATGCTTGCAAATGCAAAATTTGGTGATGCTTCAAGCTCTGTTGTTATTGAGGAATTTCTTGCTGGTGAAGAATTTTCATTAATGGCATTTGTGAAGGGTGAAAAGGTTTATCCGATGGTCATTGCTCAAGATCATAAACGTGCTTATGACAATGATGAAGGGCCAAACACTGGTGGAATGGGTGCATATTCTCCTGTACCACAAATTTCAGATGAAGTAGTGAATACCGCAGTTGAAACAATCTTGAAGCCTGCTGCAAAGGCTCTTGTAAGTGAAGGTCGTTCATTTACAGGAATTTTATATGCTGGTCTTATTTTAACAAATGATGGCCCTAAAGTAATTGAATTTAATGCTCGCTTTGGTGACCCGGAAACTCAGGTTGTTTTACCAAGGCTGAAATCGGACTTAGTATCATCATTATTATCTATTTTAAATGAAGAACCAGTGAGTTTAGAATGGTCTCAAGAAGTTGTTCTTGGTGTAGTACTTGCTTCAAAAGGTTACCCTAATGACTATGAAAAAGGTCTTCCGATTGGACAACTTTCTGAGAAGCATGAAAAAGCAGTCATTTTCCATGCAGGAACAAAGAAAGTTGATGATCAGTTTGTGGGTAACGGTGGACGTGTGCTTGTTGTCTCTGGATATGGTGAAACAATTAGTGACGCACAAGAGCAAGCATATGCATTAGTTGAAAAGATTTCTGCACCTGCTTTATTCTATCGTAAAGATATTGGCAATAAAGCGATTAAGCACGGCGTTTCTTAA
- a CDS encoding EYxxD motif small membrane protein → MFLEYLTDMSFILIALIGGIVALLFVFIKKRRA, encoded by the coding sequence ATGTTTTTAGAATATTTAACAGATATGTCTTTTATTCTTATTGCACTAATCGGCGGAATTGTTGCATTACTTTTCGTTTTTATTAAGAAACGCCGTGCTTAA
- a CDS encoding YgaP family membrane protein, with protein MVRPNIGIVNALIRITCGLSVLSWATSKYCKKPWRDSYLIAIILGAMKVGEGILRFCPITYLFENSSSTLFFDDDEEDYFDDEEDAVTYNPS; from the coding sequence ATGGTACGACCAAATATAGGTATCGTTAATGCTTTAATTCGTATAACATGTGGTCTTTCTGTTTTATCATGGGCTACTTCAAAATATTGTAAAAAGCCATGGAGAGATTCTTACCTTATTGCCATCATCCTAGGTGCAATGAAGGTTGGTGAAGGAATTTTACGCTTTTGTCCGATCACCTATTTATTTGAAAACTCATCATCAACTCTCTTCTTTGATGATGATGAAGAAGATTACTTTGACGATGAAGAAGATGCTGTTACGTACAACCCTTCATAA